The DNA window AGGGGCGGGTCGATTTGGTGTTGACGGACATCCGTATGGGTGCGGTGGATGGGCTGACAGTGTTGCGTGAGTTCAAACGATTGAGTCCGAATACGGCCGTGGTGGTGCTCACCGCGTTCGGCTCTCTGGAAGGGGCGATCGAAGCGATCAAGCAGGGCGCCTACGATTACCTGGCGAAGCCGTTCAAGAAAGAGGACATCAAGCTAGTGGTCAAACGGGGTCTGGATCACTGCCGATTGCTCCAAGAGAATGCCCGGTTTCGAGAAGAGTTGAAGAGTAAGGGCGAGTGGTCTCCCTTGGTCGGAAGCAGCACGGCAATGTTGGAGGTATACAAGTTGGTCGCGCGCGTGGCGGAAAGCAAGAGCACGGTCCTGCTCCAAGGAGAAAGCGGGACCGGCAAAGAACTCATTGCACGGGCCATTCATACGAACGGCCCACGCCGGGATAAGCCGTTCATTCCAGTCAATTGCGGTGCGTTGCCCGATACCTTGTTGGAATCGGAAATGTTCGGATACGAGAAAGGGGCCTTCACCGGCGCAGCGGGGACCAAAGTCGGGCTCTTTGAATCGGCCAATGGAGGGACGCTGTTTCTCGACGAGATCGGTGAGCTTGGACAGGCGTTACAGGTGAAGTTGTTGCGGGTTATGCAGGATCAGGAGGTTCGCCGGGTCGGGAGCACGACATCCACCAGAGTCGATGTCCGGATCATTGCCGCGACCAACCGAGATCTTGAGCAGCTGGTCAAGGAAGGCAAGTTTCGGGACGATCTCTTCTACCGATTGAAAGTCGTTCCGATCACGTTGCCGTCATTGGTCGATCGGCGGGAAGATATTCCGATGCTGGTACATCACTTCCTACAAAAGTGCGCGGCAGGCACAGACCATGCGGTACGGGGAGTCTTGCCGGAAACCATGGCGCTCTTGATCCAATATCGATGGCCGGGCAACGTTCGAGAGCTTGAAAACGCCATTGAACGCGCTGTGTCATTGAGCCACGGGCCTCTTCTGACGCCTGAGGATTTACCCGAAGTGATTCGCCAGAGTGCAACGGCTGAAGCCGATGCGCGACTTTCGCAAGTCGATCAGCTCGATGAAGCGTACCTGACCTT is part of the Nitrospira sp. genome and encodes:
- a CDS encoding sigma-54 dependent transcriptional regulator; this translates as MQPATILVADDDVVARELLAEALRKEGYHVEAFADGEEVIARGRQGRVDLVLTDIRMGAVDGLTVLREFKRLSPNTAVVVLTAFGSLEGAIEAIKQGAYDYLAKPFKKEDIKLVVKRGLDHCRLLQENARFREELKSKGEWSPLVGSSTAMLEVYKLVARVAESKSTVLLQGESGTGKELIARAIHTNGPRRDKPFIPVNCGALPDTLLESEMFGYEKGAFTGAAGTKVGLFESANGGTLFLDEIGELGQALQVKLLRVMQDQEVRRVGSTTSTRVDVRIIAATNRDLEQLVKEGKFRDDLFYRLKVVPITLPSLVDRREDIPMLVHHFLQKCAAGTDHAVRGVLPETMALLIQYRWPGNVRELENAIERAVSLSHGPLLTPEDLPEVIRQSATAEADARLSQVDQLDEAYLTLEEVEKRHLTRVLKETKGNKVKAAKILGIDRRTLYRMAERFGLDLGDEVEGAEKESV